One region of Dysidea avara chromosome 1, odDysAvar1.4, whole genome shotgun sequence genomic DNA includes:
- the LOC136259577 gene encoding uncharacterized protein isoform X3 — MLCKSQQEIINDLNNSDDPVAAQPTSDSGENLFFGRKSQAEVINDHNNHPVPSQLMSGASTSGDNCAIWCKRYSLKHVNYNSVVVSGDGLKRFLLSVLLCFVNWVVSRLPCVKEIALVITCHEPVLLNKIESYRYVIQLELGVFAVSCDVALSYWTVKEDVFMSEASCVKNAYAPSVSMLLLHCCMLCLMYYRYCVSCLMYYWYCGEEFCTFWRGLSRYYLLQQLTCGPACTKLKHLLCNSYKNIVFTFMRWSWLYGHFINSGGYRICSKSGNSAAKGNGSKGGSSSGNGKCTSSTNGGSVRTSRNRLAGNSGRIGSCGGDDGDDDGDKNPNQRPEYAYTCPTAIEYEEDSTTEDHNEISSTGSALTSNQTSERLFNHGPVEFTLPVSGTEAYAFAATSPMKGGPPVLDDVQQLYPAEIAPQTPTCDISYSPSQGCYESYTDMLLCTKEERRTPGNLRHLCRPFHYCETLCTQESVQPHESPLPRNIEVLHMTQLFPGLNEVKDVDFKNTLMALCTIIAGVIHPLYCPSDYGYYYYFYLKDIDVDNIFVTKNCDTGLVDSVSIHAMLHGIDQNLDTVKRETNERLSLLTDNICRPYTQY, encoded by the exons GAAAGAGCCAAGCAGAGGTCATTAATGACCATAACAACCATCCTGTTCCCTCTCAACTTATGAGTGGTGCTAGTACTTCTGGAGATAATTGTGCTATCTGGTGCAAGAGGTATTCACTAAAACATGTAAACTATAACAGTGTTGTTGTCAGTGGTGATGGCCTGAAGCGTTTCCTGCTCAGTGTTTTGCTGTGTTTTGTCAACTGGGTTGTCTCTCGTTTACCATGTGTGAAGGAGATTGCCTTGGTCATTACGTGCCATGAGCCGGTCCTTTTGAATAAGATAGAATCCTACCGGTATGTGATTCAGTTGGAGCTTGGTGTGTTTGCTGTTTCCTGTGATGTTGCATTGTCATATTGGACTGTGAAAGAAGACGTTTTCATGTCAGAGGCATCATGTGTGAAGAATGCATATGCTCCGTCAGTTTCCATGCTTCTTCTACACTGCTGTATGTTATGTTTGATGTACTACCGGTACTGTGTGTCTTGTTTGatgtactactggtactgtgGTGAGGAATTTTGCACATTTTGGAGAGGTCTTTCCAGGTACTACTTACTACAACAGTTGACATGTGGTCCTGCCTGTACTAAACTGAAGCATCTGCTTTGTAACAGTTACAAGAACATAGTATTCACGTTCATGCGCTGGTCATGGCTATATGGACATTTTATTAATAGTGGCGGATACCGAATATGTAGCAAGAGTGGAAATAGTGCAGCCAAGGGAAATGGATCTAAAGGAGGTTCCTCCAGTGGTAATGGTAAATGTACATCTAGTACAAATGGTGGCAGTGTCAGGACCAGTAGAAACAGGTTGGCAGGGAACTCTGGTCGTATTGGCAGCTGTGGTGGggatgatggtgatgatgatggtgataaGAACCCTAACCAAAGACCAGAATATGCTTATACTTGTCCAACTGCTATAGAATATGAAGAGGACTCCACTACTGAGGATCACAATGAGATCAGTTCAACCGGAAGTGCTTTAACAAGTAACCAGACTTCTGAGAGATTGTTTAACCATGGTCCAGTTGAATTCACATTGCCGGTATCTGGTACCGAAGCCTATGCATTTGCTGCAACCTCACCCATGAAGGGTGGGCCCCCAGTATTGGATGATGTGCAACAGCTCTATCCAGCCGAGATTGCTCCTCAAACTCCAACATGTGATATTTCCTATTCACCAAGCCAAGGATGCTATGAG TCCTACACTGACATGTTACTGTGTACAAAGGAAGAGCGTAGAACACCGGGGAATTTACGCCATCTGTGCAGACCATTCCACTACTGTGAGACACTGTGTACCCAGGAAAGTGTTCAACCCCATGAATCACCATTGCCACGGAATATTGAGG TTCTTCATATGACACAACTGTTTCCGGGGCTGAATGAGGTGAAGGATGTTGATTTTAAGAACACCTTGATGGCACTTTGCACTATTATTGCTGGAGTAATACATCCACTGTATTGCCCCTCTGATTATggatactactactacttttatCTCAAAGATATTGATG TTGACAACATTTTTGTGACAAAGAATTGTGATACAGGATTGGTGGACTCTGTTAGTATTCATGCCATGTTGCATGGAATAGATCAAAACTTG GATACTGTTAAACGGGAAACTAATGAGAGGCTATCATTGTTGACTGATAACATCTGCAGGCCTTATACTCAA TATTAA
- the LOC136259577 gene encoding uncharacterized protein isoform X1, translated as MLCKSQQEIINDLNNSDDPVAAQPTSDSGENLFFGRKSQAEVINDHNNHPVPSQLMSGASTSGDNCAIWCKRYSLKHVNYNSVVVSGDGLKRFLLSVLLCFVNWVVSRLPCVKEIALVITCHEPVLLNKIESYRYVIQLELGVFAVSCDVALSYWTVKEDVFMSEASCVKNAYAPSVSMLLLHCCMLCLMYYRYCVSCLMYYWYCGEEFCTFWRGLSRYYLLQQLTCGPACTKLKHLLCNSYKNIVFTFMRWSWLYGHFINSGGYRICSKSGNSAAKGNGSKGGSSSGNGKCTSSTNGGSVRTSRNRLAGNSGRIGSCGGDDGDDDGDKNPNQRPEYAYTCPTAIEYEEDSTTEDHNEISSTGSALTSNQTSERLFNHGPVEFTLPVSGTEAYAFAATSPMKGGPPVLDDVQQLYPAEIAPQTPTCDISYSPSQGCYESYTDMLLCTKEERRTPGNLRHLCRPFHYCETLCTQESVQPHESPLPRNIEVLHMTQLFPGLNEVKDVDFKNTLMALCTIIAGVIHPLYCPSDYGYYYYFYLKDIDVDNIFVTKNCDTGLVDSVSIHAMLHGIDQNLDTVKRETNERLSLLTDNICRPYTQSNCREIADGVLSEMKNHNQDAVAALHPLLNIYYYHCPPF; from the exons GAAAGAGCCAAGCAGAGGTCATTAATGACCATAACAACCATCCTGTTCCCTCTCAACTTATGAGTGGTGCTAGTACTTCTGGAGATAATTGTGCTATCTGGTGCAAGAGGTATTCACTAAAACATGTAAACTATAACAGTGTTGTTGTCAGTGGTGATGGCCTGAAGCGTTTCCTGCTCAGTGTTTTGCTGTGTTTTGTCAACTGGGTTGTCTCTCGTTTACCATGTGTGAAGGAGATTGCCTTGGTCATTACGTGCCATGAGCCGGTCCTTTTGAATAAGATAGAATCCTACCGGTATGTGATTCAGTTGGAGCTTGGTGTGTTTGCTGTTTCCTGTGATGTTGCATTGTCATATTGGACTGTGAAAGAAGACGTTTTCATGTCAGAGGCATCATGTGTGAAGAATGCATATGCTCCGTCAGTTTCCATGCTTCTTCTACACTGCTGTATGTTATGTTTGATGTACTACCGGTACTGTGTGTCTTGTTTGatgtactactggtactgtgGTGAGGAATTTTGCACATTTTGGAGAGGTCTTTCCAGGTACTACTTACTACAACAGTTGACATGTGGTCCTGCCTGTACTAAACTGAAGCATCTGCTTTGTAACAGTTACAAGAACATAGTATTCACGTTCATGCGCTGGTCATGGCTATATGGACATTTTATTAATAGTGGCGGATACCGAATATGTAGCAAGAGTGGAAATAGTGCAGCCAAGGGAAATGGATCTAAAGGAGGTTCCTCCAGTGGTAATGGTAAATGTACATCTAGTACAAATGGTGGCAGTGTCAGGACCAGTAGAAACAGGTTGGCAGGGAACTCTGGTCGTATTGGCAGCTGTGGTGGggatgatggtgatgatgatggtgataaGAACCCTAACCAAAGACCAGAATATGCTTATACTTGTCCAACTGCTATAGAATATGAAGAGGACTCCACTACTGAGGATCACAATGAGATCAGTTCAACCGGAAGTGCTTTAACAAGTAACCAGACTTCTGAGAGATTGTTTAACCATGGTCCAGTTGAATTCACATTGCCGGTATCTGGTACCGAAGCCTATGCATTTGCTGCAACCTCACCCATGAAGGGTGGGCCCCCAGTATTGGATGATGTGCAACAGCTCTATCCAGCCGAGATTGCTCCTCAAACTCCAACATGTGATATTTCCTATTCACCAAGCCAAGGATGCTATGAG TCCTACACTGACATGTTACTGTGTACAAAGGAAGAGCGTAGAACACCGGGGAATTTACGCCATCTGTGCAGACCATTCCACTACTGTGAGACACTGTGTACCCAGGAAAGTGTTCAACCCCATGAATCACCATTGCCACGGAATATTGAGG TTCTTCATATGACACAACTGTTTCCGGGGCTGAATGAGGTGAAGGATGTTGATTTTAAGAACACCTTGATGGCACTTTGCACTATTATTGCTGGAGTAATACATCCACTGTATTGCCCCTCTGATTATggatactactactacttttatCTCAAAGATATTGATG TTGACAACATTTTTGTGACAAAGAATTGTGATACAGGATTGGTGGACTCTGTTAGTATTCATGCCATGTTGCATGGAATAGATCAAAACTTG GATACTGTTAAACGGGAAACTAATGAGAGGCTATCATTGTTGACTGATAACATCTGCAGGCCTTATACTCAA AGTAACTGCAGAGAAATTGCTGATGGGGTTCTCAGTGAGATGAAGAATCACAATCAAGATGCCGTTGCTGCACTTCACCCACTACTGAACATTTATTACTACCACTGTCCCCCGTTTTGA